The Candidatus Saccharibacteria bacterium RAAC3_TM7_1 nucleotide sequence CTTGTAAATCGGGTGGGTTTCCCGACTGGTTACGGTGACGGTAATCGTCTTGTCACGCTGGTCAGAGGTGACATAACCGGTCAATGTTTTTGCCATTACTTTGCCTCCTTTTCAGCGTTAAGTTTGGTCATTAAACGGGCAATATCTTTACGGGTAGCGGTGAGGGCTCGTGGATTGACGAGTTCGCCTGCGGCGTGAGACTTCTGGAGCTCCAGGTAGTCTGCACGTTTTTCAGCGAGCTGCTGTTCGAGACTTTTTTCTAGCTTTGGAGCCGCTTTTTTGGTTGTGGTTCTCTTTGCGTCAGCCATAGTATTACGCCTCCTCCCGCTTGATAAACTTTGTCTTTACCGGCAACTTGTGAGCTGCGAGGCGCATCGCTTCACGGGCAACCTCTTCGGATACACCCTTCATTTCAAACATTACCGTACCGGCTTTTACCTTAGCGGCAAAGTACTCAGGGTTGCCTTTTCCGCTTCCCATTTTGACGTCCTGCGGTTTTTTGGTCACGGGAGTATGCGGGAAGATACGGATCCAGATTTTACCACCACGCTTGATGTAGCGGGTCATCGCCTGACGAGCAGACTCAATCTGACGGCTAGTAATGCGTTCGTTGCTTTGAGCTTGAAGCCCGTAGTCACCAAAAGCAATGTAGTTACCACGAGTAGCAACACCGTCATTCTTGCCGATGCGAACTTTTCGATATTTGGTTTTCTTCGGTAACAACATATCGATTAGCTCCTTTCGCCCTTGTTGATCCAGACCTTTACGCCGACGATACCGGCGCCATTTGGCATCTGAGCTCGAGCGGTGTGAAAGTCGATATCATTACGCAAGGTATGAAGTGACACGGAACCTTCACTGATTTTTTCGCGGCGCGCCATTTCGGCGTTATTGAGACGCCCGGCTACCTCGATACGAATGCCCTTAGCTCCAGCATTCATCGTATTCTGTGCTGACATTTTGGTTGCCCGGCGGAAGTTGATACGACGTTCCAGCTGGCGGGCGATGTTTTCAGCCACCAATTTTGCAGAAAGCTCTGGTCGCTTTACTTCTTCAATGTTGATACGAACCGGCAGACTGGCAATCTTTTCGATCTGGCCTTTCAGCTCGGTTACTCCGGCACCGCCCCGACCAATAACGACACCGGCTTTTGCTGTGTGAATTGTCACGGTGATAAGGTTGGCACTGCGCTCGATTTCAATCCGATGAATTGTCGGACGAGCTGCAAACTTCTTTTCGATGACTTCGCGAATCTTAATATCTTCCGCTAGCCAGTTCGCAAAATCTTTCTTGCTCGCAAACCAACGCGAGTCCCAGTTCTTGTGAACCTGGAGGCGGAAACTAATTGGGTTTACCTTTTGTCCCATTACTTTGTCTCCTTAGCTTTCTCAGTAGCGGCTGGTTTAGCTGCTGGCTGTTTCTTGGGTTTTTCAGCTCCGGTTACCTCTACTAAAATATTACTGGTCTTCTTTTCAAATGCGAGGGCACGGCCTTTTGCAACCGGCTTAAAACGTTTCAATCGAGTACCGACACTAACACTTAAGGTAGAAATAACTAATGTCTTGCCGTCAAGACCGTGGTTGTTGACCGCATTTGCCTGCGCAGAAGCGATCGCCTTTTTGACAGGCTCGCTGGCTCGTCGAGGCACATGGTCGAGAATCACAAACGCATCCGCTACCGTACGGTTACGTACGAGACTGGCGACGATCGCCACTTTGCGTGGAGCAATATCGACGCCCTTAGCATAGGAGCGAACGGTAAAGGTTTCAGCCATTACTTCTTCTCCTTTCCGCCATGGCGACGGAACTTGCGTGTTGGTGAAAATTCACCGAGCTTGTGCCCTACCATGTTCTCCGTCACGTAAACCGGCACGTGGACACGGCCGTTGTGAACCGCAAAGTTTTTGCCCACCATTTCCGGGGTGATCGTGCTGGCACGAGCCCATGTCTTGATAACTGCTCGGTCGTCACTAGAGAGCGCCGCTACTTTCTTTTGAAGCTTGGCGTCTACGAATGGACCTTTTTTAAGTGATCGGCTCATATCCTACCTCTTCCTCTTCGCCTCATGGCGCGTTCGTACAATTAGATTGTTGGTGCTCTTACGACGGCGTGTACGGTAGCCGAGCGTTAGCTGACCCCATGGGGTACGGGGTGCTTTACCGGTACCGTGACGACCACCGTCACCACCACCATGCGGGTGATCGGCCGCGTTCATAACGACACCACGGACACCTGGTCGAATACCCTTACGGCGATTGCGACCAGCGGAACCAATTTTGACGTTCTGGTGCTGGACGTTTCCGACGACACCAATCGCAGCGGTTGCTTCGACGCGGAAACGACGAACTTCACCACTAGGCATACGCACTTGAGCGTAGTCACCTTCTCGAGCCATCAGCTGAGCTTTGGTACCAGCGGCGCGAACCATCTGGGCGCCCTTGCCCGGGCTGACTTCGATGGCGTAAATCTGTGAGCCGACTGGAATCTTTGAAAGTGGCATACGGTTTGAGGTTTCGATCGGAGCGTTTTCGCCGCTTTCGATTTTCTTGCCTTTTACCATACTGGTGTCGGCCAAAATGTAGTGGTATAGACCATTTTGGTCTTTAACACGAGCAATGCGGGCTGAACGGTTTGGGTCGTATTCGATTTCTTCAATCGTCGCAACCGTACCAGGAGCAAGACGGTGGTTGACTAAGCGGTAGTGCCGCTTGACGCCACCACCACGGTGACGCACGGTAATACGGCCGGTATTGTTGCGACCAGCATTCTGCTTTTTACTCTTAGTTAGACTCCTGA carries:
- a CDS encoding 30S ribosomal protein S19 (RAAC3_TM7_1_759), translated to MSRSLKKGPFVDAKLQKKVAALSSDDRAVIKTWARASTITPEMVGKNFAVHNGRVHVPVYVTENMVGHKLGEFSPTRKFRRHGGKEKK
- a CDS encoding 30S ribosomal protein S3 (RAAC3_TM7_1_757) gives rise to the protein MGQKVNPISFRLQVHKNWDSRWFASKKDFANWLAEDIKIREVIEKKFAARPTIHRIEIERSANLITVTIHTAKAGVVIGRGGAGVTELKGQIEKIASLPVRINIEEVKRPELSAKLVAENIARQLERRINFRRATKMSAQNTMNAGAKGIRIEVAGRLNNAEMARREKISEGSVSLHTLRNDIDFHTARAQMPNGAGIVGVKVWINKGERS
- a CDS encoding Ribosomal protein L2 (RAAC3_TM7_1_760), encoding MPIKAYNPTTPARRGMTSEDYSDITTRKPLRSLTKSKKQNAGRNNTGRITVRHRGGGVKRHYRLVNHRLAPGTVATIEEIEYDPNRSARIARVKDQNGLYHYILADTSMVKGKKIESGENAPIETSNRMPLSKIPVGSQIYAIEVSPGKGAQMVRAAGTKAQLMAREGDYAQVRMPSGEVRRFRVEATAAIGVVGNVQHQNVKIGSAGRNRRKGIRPGVRGVVMNAADHPHGGGDGGRHGTGKAPRTPWGQLTLGYRTRRRKSTNNLIVRTRHEAKRKR
- a CDS encoding 50S ribosomal protein L22 (RAAC3_TM7_1_758), translating into MAETFTVRSYAKGVDIAPRKVAIVASLVRNRTVADAFVILDHVPRRASEPVKKAIASAQANAVNNHGLDGKTLVISTLSVSVGTRLKRFKPVAKGRALAFEKKTSNILVEVTGAEKPKKQPAAKPAATEKAKETK
- a CDS encoding 50S ribosomal protein L16 (RAAC3_TM7_1_756), coding for MLLPKKTKYRKVRIGKNDGVATRGNYIAFGDYGLQAQSNERITSRQIESARQAMTRYIKRGGKIWIRIFPHTPVTKKPQDVKMGSGKGNPEYFAAKVKAGTVMFEMKGVSEEVAREAMRLAAHKLPVKTKFIKREEA
- a CDS encoding hypothetical protein (RAAC3_TM7_1_755), with protein sequence MADAKRTTTKKAAPKLEKSLEQQLAEKRADYLELQKSHAAGELVNPRALTATRKDIARLMTKLNAEKEAK